A genomic window from Yoonia rosea includes:
- the ctaD gene encoding cytochrome c oxidase subunit I, producing the protein MADAAIHGDAHEDERGFFTRWFMSTNHKDIGILYLFTAGFLGFVSVAFTVYMRMELMEPGVQYMCLEGARFTAAAAGECTPNGHLWNVLITYHGVLMMFFVVIPALFGGFGNYFMPLQIGAPDMAFPRLNNLSYWMFVAGASLGIASMLAPGGNGQAGSGVGWVMYAPLSTSETGMSMDLAIFAVHLSGASSILGAINMITTFLNMRAPGMTLHKVPLFAWSIFVTAWLILLALPVLAGAITMLLTDRNFGTTFFQPEGGGDPVLYQHILWFFGHPEVYIIIIPGFGIISHIIATFSRKPIFGYLPMVYAMVAIGVLGFVVWAHHMYTVGMSLTQQSYFMLATMVIAVPTGVKIFSWIATMWGGSVEFKTPMLWAMGFLFLFTLGGVTGIVLSQAGVDRVYHDTYYVVAHFHYVMSLGAVFSIFAGIYFYLPKMSGRMYPEWAGKLHFWTMFIGANLTFFPQHFLGRQGMPRRYIDYPEAFAYWNYVSSWGAFLSFASFLFFIGVMVWTLTKGKRVTENNPWNEYADTLEWTLPSPPPEHTFETLPKQSDWDKQHAH; encoded by the coding sequence ATGGCAGACGCAGCCATCCACGGCGATGCACACGAAGACGAGCGCGGTTTCTTCACCCGCTGGTTTATGTCCACAAACCACAAAGATATCGGCATCTTGTACCTGTTTACCGCAGGTTTCTTGGGCTTTGTCTCGGTGGCGTTCACCGTCTACATGCGCATGGAGCTGATGGAGCCCGGCGTGCAGTACATGTGCCTTGAAGGCGCACGTTTCACAGCGGCAGCCGCCGGTGAATGTACGCCAAATGGCCACCTCTGGAACGTTTTGATCACCTATCATGGTGTCCTGATGATGTTTTTTGTGGTTATTCCGGCCCTTTTCGGTGGTTTCGGTAACTACTTCATGCCGTTGCAGATCGGTGCGCCGGACATGGCGTTTCCCCGCCTGAATAACCTGTCCTACTGGATGTTTGTCGCAGGTGCCTCGCTTGGCATCGCGTCGATGCTGGCCCCAGGCGGTAACGGTCAGGCCGGTTCCGGCGTTGGTTGGGTTATGTATGCGCCGCTGTCGACCTCGGAAACCGGCATGTCGATGGACCTTGCGATCTTTGCGGTCCACCTGTCGGGTGCATCCTCAATCCTTGGCGCGATCAACATGATCACGACCTTCCTGAACATGCGCGCACCTGGCATGACGCTGCACAAGGTGCCGCTCTTTGCATGGTCGATCTTCGTGACCGCATGGCTGATCCTTCTCGCCCTGCCCGTTCTGGCTGGCGCGATCACGATGCTGCTGACAGACCGTAACTTTGGCACGACCTTCTTCCAGCCCGAAGGCGGTGGTGACCCAGTTCTGTACCAACACATCCTGTGGTTCTTCGGTCACCCCGAGGTTTACATCATCATCATCCCCGGCTTTGGTATCATCAGCCACATCATTGCAACCTTCAGCCGCAAGCCGATCTTCGGCTACCTGCCGATGGTTTATGCGATGGTCGCGATTGGTGTTCTGGGCTTCGTCGTTTGGGCGCACCACATGTACACCGTGGGCATGTCGCTGACACAGCAGTCCTACTTTATGCTGGCCACGATGGTCATCGCGGTACCGACAGGTGTGAAGATCTTCAGCTGGATCGCCACGATGTGGGGTGGTTCGGTTGAGTTCAAGACACCTATGCTCTGGGCGATGGGCTTCTTGTTCCTGTTCACCTTGGGCGGTGTGACCGGCATCGTGTTGTCGCAGGCCGGTGTGGACCGCGTGTACCACGACACTTACTATGTCGTTGCACACTTCCACTATGTGATGAGCCTTGGTGCGGTCTTCTCGATCTTCGCGGGTATCTACTTCTACCTGCCAAAGATGTCGGGCCGCATGTACCCTGAGTGGGCCGGCAAGCTGCACTTCTGGACGATGTTCATCGGTGCAAACCTGACATTCTTCCCGCAGCACTTCCTGGGCCGTCAGGGCATGCCTCGCCGCTACATCGACTACCCCGAAGCCTTCGCTTACTGGAACTATGTCTCCAGCTGGGGTGCCTTCCTGTCTTTCGCCTCCTTCCTGTTCTTCATCGGCGTGATGGTCTGGACCCTGACAAAGGGCAAGCGCGTCACCGAGAACAACCCTTGGAACGAATATGCAGACACACTGGAGTGGACACTGCCAAGCCCACCACCAGAGCACACATTCGAGACACTGCCAAAGCAGTCCGACTGGGACAAGCAGCACGCGCACTAA
- the lipB gene encoding lipoyl(octanoyl) transferase LipB codes for MVEWITTDGLTDYQEALSFMETRVAGIIEGTADECIWLLEHPPLYTSGTSAKPDDLVDPDRFPVHEARRGGEYTYHGPGQRVVYVMLDVGKRGHDVRRFVKDLEAWVIATLETFNIKGEIREGRVGVWVERPEKPRNADGSCAEDKIAALGIRLRKWVSLHGMSINVEPDLSHFEGIVPCGIRDHGVTSLVDLGLPVTMDDVDVALRQTFNSQFRQ; via the coding sequence ATGGTGGAATGGATCACAACAGACGGCCTGACCGATTACCAAGAGGCGCTGTCCTTTATGGAAACCCGTGTTGCGGGCATTATTGAGGGCACCGCGGATGAGTGTATCTGGCTGCTTGAACATCCCCCGCTTTACACCTCGGGCACCTCGGCAAAACCTGATGATCTGGTCGATCCAGACCGTTTTCCTGTTCATGAGGCGCGGCGCGGCGGAGAATACACATACCACGGCCCGGGGCAGCGGGTGGTTTATGTGATGCTCGATGTCGGCAAACGCGGGCATGACGTGCGCCGGTTTGTCAAAGATCTTGAAGCATGGGTGATCGCGACACTCGAGACTTTCAACATCAAAGGCGAAATCCGTGAAGGACGCGTCGGTGTCTGGGTGGAACGACCTGAAAAACCGCGAAACGCCGACGGCTCATGTGCAGAAGACAAAATCGCAGCCCTTGGTATCCGCCTGCGCAAATGGGTGTCGCTTCACGGGATGTCGATCAATGTAGAACCGGACCTGAGCCACTTTGAGGGTATCGTTCCCTGCGGGATTCGTGATCACGGCGTTACATCGCTCGTTGACTTGGGGCTTCCGGTCACGATGGACGATGTGGACGTGGCGCTGCGGCAGACCTTCAACAGTCAATTTCGCCAATAG
- a CDS encoding GntR family transcriptional regulator, whose amino-acid sequence MQDTRASQKDAYALILEAIDSHIYKPGDRLVESELAERFGVSRTPIREALQRLETQSLLTRDGRSLIVASLDHSQLSELYVVRGELEGLAARLAARHAAPEEVKVLRDMLEADQKLVGDPKAMSRANRRFHKQIHLASHNRFLVQQLDLVHRSMALLATTSIAAEGRGAETLREHAAIVKAIENGDGDAAYKALRDHISQAFVTRLKLDAEAVEAAE is encoded by the coding sequence ATGCAAGATACCCGCGCGTCTCAGAAAGACGCATACGCCCTGATCCTCGAAGCGATCGACAGCCACATCTACAAGCCGGGTGACCGCCTTGTGGAAAGCGAATTGGCCGAACGGTTTGGCGTATCGCGCACTCCGATCCGCGAAGCGCTGCAGCGGCTCGAGACGCAATCGCTGCTGACGCGGGACGGACGCTCGCTGATTGTGGCGTCGCTGGATCATTCGCAACTGTCCGAGCTTTATGTCGTGCGCGGTGAACTGGAGGGGCTTGCCGCCCGTCTTGCGGCCCGCCATGCGGCCCCGGAAGAGGTGAAGGTGCTGCGCGATATGCTCGAGGCCGATCAGAAACTGGTCGGTGATCCAAAGGCCATGAGCCGCGCGAACCGCCGCTTTCACAAGCAAATCCACCTTGCCTCGCATAACCGTTTTCTGGTGCAGCAACTGGATTTGGTGCATCGGTCCATGGCGCTATTGGCGACGACGTCTATTGCGGCTGAAGGGCGGGGGGCCGAGACGCTGCGCGAACATGCAGCCATCGTCAAAGCGATCGAGAATGGTGATGGCGATGCGGCCTATAAAGCGCTGCGTGACCATATTTCACAGGCCTTTGTCACGCGCCTGAAACTGGATGCAGAGGCGGTAGAAGCTGCAGAATAA
- a CDS encoding tetratricopeptide repeat protein — protein MDAGDVSGAATEFAAAYEAGDSEGAFYLGRLFELGLGTEQDEMRAANLYAAAAEGGSIKAQVRLGLMYHEGRVLLRDYEEGTRLLCEAADAGDADGQLNCGLAYRAGRGVGPDDARALSYWQRAADQGNILAMNVLGQTALASGNVEQAAVYLKQSADLGNAGGMFEYAKLLMIGASPDPVTAYSYANLAVVRGLADAGVLRDEIEAQLTAEQVAAGQAMARAWTEARILAEGAEQEN, from the coding sequence TTGGACGCAGGAGATGTATCCGGTGCGGCCACAGAATTTGCTGCCGCTTATGAAGCAGGCGACAGCGAAGGCGCGTTTTATCTGGGCCGCTTGTTTGAATTGGGGCTGGGTACCGAGCAAGACGAGATGCGCGCGGCCAACTTGTATGCTGCCGCCGCCGAGGGTGGATCGATAAAAGCGCAGGTCCGACTTGGCCTCATGTATCACGAGGGGCGCGTCTTGCTTAGGGATTATGAAGAAGGCACCCGGCTTCTTTGCGAAGCTGCCGATGCGGGCGATGCCGATGGTCAGTTGAACTGTGGTTTGGCATATCGCGCCGGTCGCGGAGTAGGGCCTGATGATGCGCGGGCCCTGTCATATTGGCAGCGCGCCGCCGATCAGGGCAACATTCTGGCGATGAACGTGCTGGGTCAGACCGCACTTGCAAGTGGCAACGTTGAGCAGGCAGCCGTGTATTTGAAGCAATCTGCTGATCTCGGGAATGCAGGCGGCATGTTTGAATACGCCAAGCTGTTGATGATCGGGGCGTCCCCTGATCCGGTTACGGCCTATTCCTATGCCAACTTGGCGGTTGTGCGTGGTCTGGCGGATGCGGGCGTGCTGCGGGACGAAATCGAAGCACAACTCACTGCTGAACAGGTCGCGGCTGGTCAGGCCATGGCGCGCGCGTGGACCGAGGCGCGGATCCTCGCAGAGGGCGCTGAGCAAGAGAATTGA
- the carA gene encoding glutamine-hydrolyzing carbamoyl-phosphate synthase small subunit gives MAQKPTACLALADGTIFYGVGFGATGETVAELCFNTAMTGYQEIMTDPSYAGQVVTFTFPHIGNTGVNPEDDETADPVAAGMVVKWDPTQASNWRATEELTTWLTKRNRIGMGGVDTRRLTRAIRQQGAPHVALAHNPDGQFDIAALVKKAREFPGLEGLDLAKEVTCAQSYQWNEMRWAWPEGYKPQTAPRHKVVAIDFGAKRNILRCLASAGCDVTVLPATATAEDVLALNPDGVFLSNGPGDPAATGVYAVPMIKGVLDANLPVFGICLGHQMLALAVGAKTIKMNHGHHGANHPVKDMETGKVEITSMNHGFTVDSQTLPAGVEETHVSLFDGSNCGIRIANRPVFSVQYHPEASPGPQDSYYLFERFAEAMSA, from the coding sequence ATGGCGCAGAAACCAACGGCCTGTTTGGCACTCGCGGACGGTACGATCTTTTATGGAGTGGGCTTTGGCGCCACCGGCGAAACCGTGGCTGAGCTTTGCTTTAACACAGCCATGACCGGCTATCAGGAAATCATGACAGACCCGTCCTATGCAGGACAGGTTGTGACATTTACCTTCCCGCACATCGGTAACACGGGCGTAAACCCCGAAGACGATGAAACTGCTGATCCTGTTGCAGCGGGCATGGTCGTCAAATGGGATCCGACGCAGGCTTCGAACTGGCGTGCGACCGAAGAGCTGACCACATGGTTGACCAAACGCAACCGGATCGGGATGGGCGGCGTCGATACACGGCGTCTGACGCGGGCGATCCGCCAGCAAGGCGCGCCGCATGTGGCACTGGCCCATAACCCGGACGGACAGTTCGATATTGCTGCCCTGGTGAAGAAAGCCCGCGAATTCCCGGGGTTGGAAGGGCTGGACCTCGCCAAGGAAGTGACCTGTGCCCAGTCCTATCAGTGGAATGAGATGCGGTGGGCCTGGCCCGAAGGCTACAAGCCACAAACCGCGCCGAGGCATAAGGTTGTCGCGATTGATTTTGGTGCCAAGCGCAACATCCTGCGCTGTCTGGCAAGCGCTGGCTGCGATGTCACCGTGTTGCCCGCGACGGCAACCGCCGAAGACGTATTGGCGTTGAACCCTGATGGCGTGTTTTTGTCCAACGGCCCCGGCGATCCTGCCGCAACAGGTGTATACGCCGTCCCCATGATCAAGGGTGTGCTTGATGCCAACCTGCCGGTCTTTGGCATCTGTCTCGGGCACCAGATGCTGGCGCTCGCCGTGGGTGCAAAGACGATCAAGATGAACCACGGCCACCACGGCGCCAACCATCCGGTCAAAGACATGGAGACCGGCAAGGTCGAGATCACTTCGATGAATCACGGCTTTACCGTTGATAGCCAAACGCTGCCTGCGGGTGTCGAGGAAACGCATGTGTCGCTGTTTGATGGAAGCAACTGCGGTATTCGCATCGCGAACCGACCGGTTTTCAGCGTCCAATACCACCCGGAGGCCAGCCCCGGTCCGCAGGACAGCTATTACCTGTTCGAAAGATTTGCCGAGGCGATGAGCGCTTAA
- a CDS encoding pyrimidine 5'-nucleotidase translates to MVAKHFQHVDTWVFDLDNTLYPPSADLFGQMDARFAAYVARLTGRDQARALELCKQYWNDYGSTLLGLIEHHDVDPHHFLADVHDIDISHLEEDGVLASAIAALPGRKIVFTNGSENHAKRVLAARGLTRQFDAVYGVEHADFKAKPGQDAFSRVFAKDGLTPTKSAMFEDEARNLAVPHALGMRTVHVHETPLPAPHIHHHTDHLTDFLSQLTR, encoded by the coding sequence ATGGTAGCCAAGCACTTTCAGCATGTAGACACATGGGTCTTCGATCTCGACAATACACTTTATCCGCCGTCCGCTGATCTTTTCGGTCAGATGGACGCGCGTTTTGCGGCTTATGTCGCACGATTGACGGGGCGCGATCAGGCGCGTGCACTGGAGCTGTGCAAGCAATACTGGAACGACTATGGTTCAACCTTGCTTGGCTTGATTGAACACCACGATGTTGATCCGCATCATTTTCTTGCTGATGTGCATGACATCGACATTTCTCATCTCGAAGAAGACGGGGTGCTGGCCTCTGCGATTGCCGCACTGCCGGGGCGGAAAATTGTCTTTACCAACGGATCAGAAAACCATGCCAAACGTGTTCTCGCCGCGCGTGGCCTGACACGTCAATTTGATGCTGTCTACGGCGTCGAGCACGCAGATTTTAAAGCGAAACCGGGGCAGGACGCCTTTTCGCGTGTGTTTGCAAAAGACGGGCTGACCCCGACAAAATCCGCCATGTTCGAGGACGAAGCCCGCAATCTGGCGGTGCCTCATGCCTTGGGCATGCGGACGGTGCATGTGCATGAAACGCCCCTTCCAGCCCCCCATATCCACCATCACACCGATCATCTGACGGATTTCTTGTCGCAGCTGACGCGCTAG
- a CDS encoding carboxylate-amine ligase, protein MADKTPPFTIGIEEEYLLVDQTTFALAQAPDSLIAACKKDLEGQVSPEFLQCQIEIGTGVCQTIGEARRDLAHLRRTVARHAADYGLAPIAASCHPFADWKEQHHTDKERYHQLRRDLGGVARRMLICGMHVHVGIPDQDMRIDLVNKLKYFLPHLHALSTSSPYWQGEDTGMKSYRLTVFDNLPRTGLPPAMADWAEFSSTVDTLIDLGLIEDASKIWWDLRPSSKFPTIESRICDVAPRMEVTLTLAALTQCLTRMLWRRSQTSAGWPVVQNFMIGENRWRAQRYGTSEGLIDFGRKALIPFAQAVDEILALIAEDAVALACEAEVNAARDIVANGTSADHQRKVFSASKQAGATDKEAHDAVVASLIADFEADL, encoded by the coding sequence ATGGCAGACAAAACCCCGCCATTCACGATTGGCATCGAAGAGGAATACCTGCTGGTCGATCAGACGACATTTGCTTTGGCGCAAGCGCCAGACAGTCTGATTGCGGCCTGCAAGAAAGACCTTGAGGGGCAAGTGAGCCCCGAGTTCCTGCAATGCCAGATCGAAATCGGGACAGGGGTTTGTCAGACGATCGGTGAGGCGCGCCGCGATCTGGCGCATCTGCGCCGCACGGTGGCGCGCCATGCAGCCGACTATGGGTTAGCGCCCATCGCCGCCTCTTGCCATCCGTTTGCAGACTGGAAAGAGCAGCACCACACCGACAAGGAACGTTATCATCAATTGCGCCGCGACCTTGGCGGCGTCGCGCGGCGGATGCTGATTTGCGGGATGCATGTCCATGTGGGCATCCCTGATCAGGATATGCGCATCGATTTGGTCAATAAGCTCAAGTACTTTCTGCCGCACCTTCATGCGCTTTCCACCTCTTCGCCCTATTGGCAGGGCGAAGATACAGGCATGAAATCCTATCGTCTAACGGTGTTTGACAATCTGCCCCGCACCGGCCTGCCGCCCGCGATGGCCGACTGGGCCGAGTTTTCGTCAACGGTTGATACGTTGATTGACCTTGGGCTGATTGAGGACGCTTCAAAAATCTGGTGGGACCTGCGCCCATCGTCAAAATTTCCCACAATCGAATCCCGCATCTGCGACGTCGCTCCGCGGATGGAGGTGACGCTGACATTGGCGGCGTTGACGCAGTGCCTGACGCGCATGCTGTGGCGAAGGTCGCAGACGAGCGCGGGTTGGCCGGTGGTCCAGAATTTCATGATCGGCGAAAACCGATGGCGTGCGCAGCGTTACGGCACTTCGGAGGGCCTGATCGACTTTGGCCGCAAGGCGTTGATCCCGTTTGCGCAAGCCGTGGACGAGATTCTTGCGCTGATCGCAGAAGATGCTGTCGCCCTCGCGTGTGAGGCCGAAGTGAACGCCGCCCGTGACATCGTGGCCAATGGCACGAGCGCAGACCATCAGCGTAAGGTCTTTTCGGCGTCCAAGCAGGCAGGTGCGACTGACAAAGAGGCGCACGACGCTGTCGTCGCGTCTTTGATTGCGGATTTCGAAGCTGATTTATAG
- a CDS encoding GatB/YqeY domain-containing protein translates to MDMRDRVSAALKDAMRAKEADRLSTLRLINAAIKDKDIAARGTGDDEGGVSNEGILAILGRMVKQRQESARAYEEGGRLELAEKELSEIKIIEEFLPKQLSEDEAAAAVDTAISEVGAESIRDMGKVMAALKAKYTGRMDFGKAGPMVKDRLG, encoded by the coding sequence ATGGATATGCGTGACAGGGTCTCAGCGGCCCTTAAAGATGCGATGCGCGCGAAAGAAGCAGATCGCCTATCAACGCTGCGGCTGATCAATGCCGCAATCAAGGATAAAGACATCGCAGCCCGCGGCACAGGCGATGATGAAGGCGGGGTGTCGAACGAAGGCATTCTGGCGATCTTGGGCCGGATGGTGAAGCAACGTCAGGAAAGCGCGCGCGCCTATGAAGAGGGTGGCCGGCTTGAGTTGGCGGAGAAGGAACTGTCAGAGATCAAGATCATCGAAGAATTCCTGCCCAAGCAACTGAGCGAAGACGAAGCCGCAGCAGCCGTTGACACAGCGATTTCCGAAGTGGGTGCAGAGAGCATCCGCGACATGGGCAAGGTGATGGCCGCACTGAAGGCCAAGTACACAGGGCGTATGGATTTCGGCAAAGCCGGCCCGATGGTCAAAGACCGTTTGGGGTAA
- a CDS encoding glycosyltransferase family 25 protein produces the protein MRNGPMPLPCYFINLDRSVARREHMETTFRSLSLKATRVSAIDGRNADLEEWRLTASEERWHRTLTGPEIGCFLSHRKTWQMIVDQPDAYAAVFEDDIQLSSDAATLLGQADWIPESAECVKIDTSSVGGIFDHQRETGFRDFTLMTSRGDLRGTAGYIISRRAAQSLLDQTPRPLAPIDVQMFNRTHATFLNWDFLQLIPALCIQQSLDQENAFLPANAEISLIAQGKPRMKFGYKKVLRELKRPFNQLHAQLSKYSFWKVFSNTPQRVPFRK, from the coding sequence ATGAGAAATGGCCCTATGCCTCTACCATGTTACTTCATCAATCTAGACCGTTCAGTTGCACGACGCGAACACATGGAAACAACGTTCCGTTCCCTGTCGCTCAAGGCGACGCGGGTCAGCGCGATCGATGGGCGAAATGCTGACCTGGAAGAATGGCGCCTGACTGCATCCGAAGAACGCTGGCACCGGACACTGACCGGACCAGAGATTGGCTGCTTTCTGAGCCACCGCAAGACCTGGCAAATGATCGTAGACCAACCTGACGCATATGCGGCTGTGTTCGAGGACGACATTCAACTCTCGTCGGACGCCGCGACACTTCTTGGGCAAGCTGACTGGATCCCAGAGTCTGCCGAATGCGTGAAGATTGATACGTCAAGCGTCGGTGGAATATTCGACCATCAACGAGAAACTGGTTTTCGCGATTTCACGCTGATGACATCGCGCGGGGACCTTCGCGGAACTGCGGGCTACATTATCTCTCGCCGTGCTGCCCAGAGCCTCCTGGATCAGACGCCAAGACCACTTGCGCCGATTGACGTCCAGATGTTCAATCGGACCCACGCGACCTTTTTGAACTGGGACTTTCTTCAATTGATACCAGCGCTTTGCATTCAACAATCTCTGGACCAAGAGAATGCCTTTCTTCCCGCCAACGCAGAAATATCGCTTATCGCCCAAGGCAAACCGCGGATGAAATTCGGATACAAGAAGGTCCTGCGCGAACTGAAACGACCATTCAATCAGTTGCATGCACAGTTATCAAAGTATTCGTTCTGGAAAGTTTTCTCGAATACACCCCAAAGGGTCCCATTCAGGAAGTAA
- a CDS encoding UbiH/UbiF family hydroxylase, with protein sequence MERKTTDIVISGGGVAGLTAAAAFGTAGFDVTIVDPTPPVTTSDAEGSDLRTTAFLQPAQQFLEAAGLWTRLAPFAAPLQVMRIVDIGTDAHVTRDFNAADISDQPFGWNLPNWLLRREMVARLTELPNVDFRAGVGFARMVARSHEALVTLSDNSQLSAKLVIGADGRGSAVRESAGIGVKTMRYGQKALTFAVTHDAPHDNVSTEIHRSGGPFTLVPLPDHDGKPCSAVVWMEGGAEANRLHALPETAFEAAANDRSAYLYGPLKLASKRTLWPIISQIADHLTAPRTALVAEAAHVMPPIGAQGLNMSLRDLSCLLDLAAAAPDKLGAPAMLDTYARKRHPDIKLRVTGIDALNRASIAGSPMLQSLRAKGIEALYGVAPVRQTLMQMGLGAR encoded by the coding sequence ATGGAACGCAAAACAACAGATATCGTGATCAGTGGTGGCGGTGTGGCAGGCCTGACCGCAGCGGCGGCTTTTGGCACGGCTGGCTTTGACGTGACAATCGTTGACCCCACGCCCCCCGTGACCACAAGCGATGCGGAAGGGTCCGATCTGCGAACAACCGCATTTTTGCAGCCCGCCCAGCAGTTTCTCGAGGCCGCAGGACTATGGACGCGGCTCGCCCCCTTTGCTGCGCCGCTTCAGGTCATGCGGATCGTCGATATCGGGACCGACGCCCATGTCACCCGCGATTTCAACGCCGCCGATATCTCCGACCAACCCTTCGGTTGGAACCTGCCGAACTGGCTTTTGCGGCGCGAAATGGTTGCGCGGCTGACTGAGCTGCCGAATGTCGATTTCCGCGCAGGTGTCGGCTTTGCCCGCATGGTGGCGCGCAGTCATGAAGCGCTGGTGACGCTCTCGGATAACAGCCAGCTTTCCGCGAAACTTGTCATCGGGGCCGACGGGCGCGGATCAGCCGTACGCGAAAGCGCAGGAATTGGCGTGAAAACAATGCGGTACGGGCAAAAGGCACTGACCTTTGCCGTCACCCATGATGCGCCGCACGACAATGTCTCGACAGAAATCCACCGCTCCGGCGGGCCATTCACGCTGGTGCCCTTGCCAGATCATGATGGCAAGCCCTGCTCTGCTGTAGTGTGGATGGAAGGTGGCGCCGAGGCAAACCGTCTGCATGCACTGCCCGAAACGGCGTTCGAGGCTGCTGCGAACGACCGCTCCGCTTATCTTTACGGGCCACTCAAGCTTGCCAGCAAGCGGACACTTTGGCCCATCATAAGCCAGATCGCGGATCACCTGACAGCGCCCCGCACCGCGTTGGTCGCCGAAGCAGCGCATGTGATGCCACCGATTGGCGCACAGGGCCTCAACATGTCTTTGCGTGACCTGTCCTGCCTGCTTGATCTCGCGGCGGCGGCACCCGACAAACTGGGCGCACCTGCGATGCTTGATACCTATGCGCGCAAACGCCACCCTGACATCAAATTGCGCGTCACCGGCATTGACGCGCTGAACCGCGCATCAATTGCCGGAAGCCCGATGCTGCAGTCGCTTCGCGCCAAAGGGATCGAGGCACTGTATGGTGTTGCGCCCGTCCGGCAGACTCTGATGCAGATGGGCCTCGGTGCGCGCTAA
- a CDS encoding DUF2244 domain-containing protein — protein MPYEWTPTPPHQDRRWQLSLWPYRSLLRKDFVLFIGGTAALVSLPLLTLLGQAVLWGLLPFFGMMLAGVWYALHVSYRRGEVLEELTVDEARAYLARHNPKGDVQEWEANRYWVTAHLHPKGGPVENYITLRGGDREVEIGAFLDAEERLVLFDELQVALRAGREPVTPNGL, from the coding sequence ATGCCCTACGAATGGACCCCGACCCCACCCCACCAAGATCGCCGTTGGCAGCTTAGCCTCTGGCCCTATCGCTCACTGCTGCGCAAAGACTTTGTCTTGTTCATCGGCGGCACCGCTGCGCTCGTGTCGCTCCCCCTGCTCACACTTCTGGGGCAAGCGGTGCTTTGGGGGCTACTGCCGTTCTTTGGGATGATGCTCGCAGGGGTGTGGTACGCCCTTCACGTCAGCTACCGGCGTGGCGAGGTGTTGGAAGAACTGACCGTGGATGAAGCCCGCGCCTACCTGGCACGGCATAATCCCAAAGGCGATGTGCAGGAGTGGGAGGCCAACCGCTATTGGGTCACCGCGCACTTACACCCCAAAGGCGGGCCGGTTGAAAACTATATCACCCTGCGCGGCGGTGACCGCGAGGTCGAGATCGGTGCGTTCCTCGATGCCGAAGAACGCCTCGTGCTTTTTGATGAGTTGCAAGTCGCGCTTCGCGCGGGGCGCGAGCCTGTTACCCCAAACGGTCTTTGA